A region of Paenimyroides aestuarii DNA encodes the following proteins:
- a CDS encoding ExbD/TolR family protein, which translates to MAIKRNRRFHAEVATSSLSDIMFFLLLFFIIISTLANPNVIKMTLPKAESTEKTNKQLITLSVNENKEFFIDKEPVNPQDLEAHLLAKLGEDKTQTVVVRIPYNLQVQDLVNVLQIGVKNNLKFVIATNKR; encoded by the coding sequence ATGGCCATAAAGAGAAATAGACGATTTCATGCGGAAGTCGCCACTTCATCGTTAAGCGACATCATGTTTTTTCTGCTACTTTTCTTTATCATTATATCTACTTTAGCAAACCCAAATGTAATTAAAATGACATTGCCTAAAGCAGAATCAACAGAAAAAACAAACAAACAGCTAATAACTTTATCTGTAAATGAAAACAAAGAATTTTTTATTGATAAAGAACCCGTTAATCCACAAGATTTAGAAGCGCATTTGCTAGCAAAGCTAGGCGAAGATAAAACCCAGACTGTGGTGGTAAGAATTCCTTATAACTTACAGGTACAAGATTTGGTAAATGTTTTACAAATTGGTGTTAAGAACAATCTTAAATTTGTAATTGCAACTAATAAACGATAA
- a CDS encoding DEAD/DEAH box helicase, producing the protein MATFEQFNLPKSLQKAIDDLGFVNPTPIQEKSFNAILSGKDVMGIAQTGTGKTFAYLLPILKQWKFQPTDAPRVAILVPTRELVVQVVEEVEKLTKYMSIRVLGIYGGVNINTQKTSVYNGIDILVGTPGRVMDLALDNILRFDNLQKLVIDEFDEILNLGFRTQLTSILSMMKDKRQNILFSATMTEEVDELLDEYFNFPEEISLAPSGTPLEKIKQSAYIVPNFLTKLNILKDILTTDETTTRVLLFVNNKRLADYVLEHLEEAFPEQFGVIHSNKTQNYRLNTMELFQNSELRGLVTTDVMARGLDITDITHVFNLQMPEIPEQYIHRIGRTGRADKDGIAISFVSPKEEETHFEIESLMDYEIPLHEIPPHVKIEEQRLEFEKDKVKMKTNKRKIDNERGEAFHEKKDKNKKVNLGGPGKRTPRKSAPRNRAVERKRAEKRKKK; encoded by the coding sequence ATGGCAACATTTGAGCAATTCAATCTACCAAAATCTTTACAAAAAGCAATCGATGATTTAGGCTTTGTAAACCCTACACCCATTCAAGAAAAATCATTCAATGCAATTTTATCGGGAAAGGATGTTATGGGAATTGCTCAAACCGGAACCGGAAAAACATTTGCTTATTTATTACCTATACTAAAACAATGGAAATTTCAACCAACCGATGCACCTCGCGTTGCGATATTGGTTCCTACCCGCGAATTGGTTGTTCAAGTGGTAGAAGAAGTTGAAAAATTAACCAAATATATGTCTATCCGTGTTTTGGGAATTTATGGAGGAGTAAACATCAATACACAAAAAACATCGGTTTACAACGGAATTGATATTTTGGTGGGAACCCCCGGCAGAGTGATGGATTTGGCGCTCGATAATATTTTACGCTTTGATAATTTGCAGAAACTGGTGATTGATGAATTCGATGAAATATTGAATTTGGGTTTTCGTACCCAATTAACATCCATTCTCTCGATGATGAAAGATAAACGACAAAATATTTTGTTTTCTGCCACCATGACCGAAGAAGTAGATGAACTGTTAGATGAATACTTCAATTTTCCAGAAGAAATTTCATTGGCACCATCGGGAACACCATTAGAAAAAATCAAACAAAGTGCTTATATCGTACCAAATTTTCTTACGAAATTAAACATTTTAAAAGATATTTTAACAACCGATGAAACCACCACGCGTGTGTTATTGTTCGTAAATAACAAGCGTTTGGCAGATTATGTTTTAGAACATTTAGAAGAAGCATTTCCAGAACAATTTGGCGTGATACATTCCAACAAAACACAAAATTACCGTTTAAACACAATGGAATTGTTTCAAAATAGTGAATTGCGGGGCTTGGTAACCACCGATGTAATGGCGCGTGGATTAGATATTACCGATATCACACACGTTTTTAACTTACAAATGCCCGAAATTCCGGAACAATACATTCACCGAATTGGTAGAACAGGGCGTGCCGATAAAGACGGTATTGCCATAAGTTTTGTGAGCCCTAAAGAAGAAGAAACCCATTTTGAAATTGAATCTTTAATGGATTATGAAATTCCGTTACATGAAATTCCACCGCATGTAAAAATAGAAGAGCAACGTTTAGAGTTTGAAAAGGATAAGGTTAAAATGAAAACCAACAAACGTAAAATCGATAATGAGCGTGGTGAAGCTTTTCACGAGAAAAAAGATAAAAACAAAAAAGTGAATTTAGGCGGTCCCGGTAAACGCACCCCTAGAAAATCGGCACCAAGAAACCGAGCTGTAGAACGCAAACGAGCAGAAAAAAGGAAGAAAAAATAA
- a CDS encoding thiolase family protein, whose protein sequence is MSKKVVIVSAARTAIGSFMGALSSVPATKLGAAAIKGALDKINLDPNKVEEVLMGNVVQAGVGQAPARQAAILAGLSHSVPCTTVNKVCASGMKAIMQGAQAIANGDAAIVVAGGMENMSMIPHYAHLRNGVKFGGTNFIDGMQKDGLSDAYENQAMGVYADATATKYNISREEQDAFAINSYKRSAAAWDAGKFDNEVVPVAVPQRKGDPIMVTKDEEYTNVKLEKIPALNPAFTKEGTVTAANASTINDGAAAVVLMSEEKANELGLKPLAYIKGFADAAQEPKWFTTAPAKALPKALDKAGVAINDVDFFEFNEAFSVVGIANTNILELDPAKVNVNGGAVSLGHPLGCSGARIVVTLLNILEQNNGKIGAAAICNGGGGASAIVIEKV, encoded by the coding sequence ATGAGTAAAAAAGTAGTAATTGTATCAGCTGCGAGAACTGCAATTGGTAGTTTTATGGGCGCATTATCTTCCGTTCCTGCCACAAAATTAGGTGCAGCAGCAATTAAAGGTGCTTTAGATAAAATCAATTTAGATCCAAATAAAGTTGAAGAAGTTTTAATGGGGAATGTAGTGCAAGCTGGCGTTGGTCAGGCTCCTGCGCGCCAAGCTGCTATATTGGCTGGATTGTCTCATTCGGTTCCTTGTACTACGGTAAACAAAGTGTGTGCTTCTGGGATGAAAGCAATAATGCAAGGCGCACAGGCAATTGCAAATGGCGATGCAGCTATTGTTGTTGCTGGTGGTATGGAAAATATGAGTATGATTCCACATTACGCTCATTTAAGAAACGGTGTTAAGTTTGGCGGAACCAACTTTATTGATGGTATGCAAAAAGACGGTTTAAGTGATGCGTATGAAAATCAAGCAATGGGCGTTTACGCAGATGCAACGGCAACTAAATACAACATTTCAAGAGAAGAGCAAGATGCATTTGCTATCAATTCATATAAAAGATCCGCAGCTGCTTGGGATGCAGGTAAATTTGATAACGAAGTAGTACCGGTAGCGGTTCCGCAAAGAAAAGGTGATCCTATCATGGTTACTAAAGATGAGGAATATACCAATGTGAAGTTAGAGAAAATTCCGGCATTGAACCCTGCTTTTACAAAAGAGGGTACTGTTACAGCCGCAAATGCTTCTACTATTAATGATGGTGCTGCGGCAGTGGTTTTAATGAGCGAAGAGAAAGCAAATGAATTGGGTTTAAAACCTTTAGCATACATAAAAGGATTTGCAGATGCAGCACAAGAGCCAAAATGGTTTACAACCGCACCCGCAAAAGCATTACCAAAAGCTTTAGATAAGGCAGGTGTTGCTATCAACGATGTTGATTTCTTTGAGTTTAACGAAGCTTTTTCAGTGGTTGGTATTGCAAACACAAATATTCTAGAATTAGACCCTGCAAAAGTAAATGTGAACGGAGGTGCTGTATCATTAGGTCATCCACTTGGGTGTTCAGGAGCACGTATTGTGGTTACTTTATTAAACATTTTAGAACAAAACAATGGTAAAATTGGTGCAGCTGCAATCTGTAATGGTGGCGGTGGTGCATCGGCAATTGTTATAGAAAAGGTTTAA
- a CDS encoding T9SS type A sorting domain-containing protein, translating into MKKLLVWCMYLFFMNTAYSQVLYTENFDSFNWGYLGTDPTAKIPGQGGWLTYSMYTQSNNFFSIVNESGKGKVLDISIPLSPGESLRAYKSNLSPLMGNRTAGNEVLKFEIDYFTGPKQPVGVVGNQSGIFLLKGDPFISLEFPIALLDFEKTLAIIRGAADTTGEVDSAPENIIPYGLGLDHYLPFNTWIKIEVYLDYGNRKVYFNIPYFNKVFSGDFLKNSTSTNLLHDFAPDTIMLFTSLDSPLNGPLGYAQNRYDNIKITAISAVPPNVIALSTTEQLAEKFNLYPNPANSVVNITNAENMQIQQITVYDIAGKQLSTQTYNNETEIQLNVEHLANGTYMLHLQTKQGIAVKKLVKK; encoded by the coding sequence ATGAAAAAGCTACTCGTATGGTGCATGTACTTGTTTTTTATGAATACTGCATACAGCCAAGTACTCTATACCGAAAATTTCGACAGCTTTAATTGGGGATATTTAGGAACAGACCCCACAGCCAAAATACCCGGACAAGGCGGTTGGCTTACCTATTCTATGTACACGCAATCCAACAATTTTTTTAGTATTGTAAATGAATCAGGAAAAGGTAAAGTGCTAGATATCAGTATTCCTTTATCACCAGGTGAGTCATTACGTGCTTATAAAAGCAACCTGAGCCCACTGATGGGAAACCGCACCGCCGGAAATGAGGTTTTAAAATTCGAGATTGATTATTTTACAGGGCCTAAGCAACCAGTGGGAGTTGTAGGTAACCAAAGTGGTATATTTCTCCTTAAAGGAGACCCTTTTATTTCGCTTGAATTTCCTATAGCTCTTTTAGATTTTGAAAAAACTCTTGCTATTATCAGAGGAGCTGCTGATACCACAGGAGAGGTAGATTCCGCACCAGAAAATATTATTCCTTATGGGTTGGGACTGGATCATTATTTGCCGTTTAATACGTGGATAAAAATAGAGGTTTATTTAGATTATGGCAATAGAAAGGTTTATTTTAATATTCCTTATTTCAATAAGGTTTTTTCGGGCGATTTTTTAAAAAACAGCACATCTACCAACTTGCTGCACGATTTTGCACCAGATACCATAATGTTATTCACTTCTTTAGATAGCCCACTAAATGGGCCATTAGGGTATGCCCAAAACCGTTACGACAACATCAAAATAACGGCTATCAGTGCAGTGCCGCCTAATGTAATTGCGTTAAGCACCACCGAGCAGTTGGCAGAAAAATTTAATTTATACCCTAACCCGGCAAACAGCGTAGTAAACATCACCAACGCCGAAAATATGCAAATACAGCAAATCACGGTCTATGATATTGCAGGCAAGCAATTAAGTACCCAAACCTACAACAACGAAACCGAAATACAATTAAATGTAGAACACTTAGCAAACGGCACATATATGCTGCACTTGCAAACCAAGCAAGGCATAGCGGTTAAAAAACTGGTGAAAAAGTAG
- a CDS encoding IS30 family transposase has translation MGHLTLEQRYKIETYHSLGKRIIEIADYIGKDKSVVSREIKRNSDGRNGIYKASLAHRKAQKRHQIKPKKLTFTPEVISNVKQYLAQDFSPEQMVGRAVLEGKKMVSHERIYQYIWKDKRAGGNLYKHLRTKGKKYRKRGSSKDNRGLIANRVDISKRPQIVEKKERFGDLEIDLVIGKDHKGALLTINDRATGLLFIGKIDSKEAKAVETKTIELLKNWKPLLHTITSDNGKEFANHEQLSEKLAIDYFFAKPYHSWERGANENLNGLVRQYFPKSSNFESITQDQINTVINILNNRPRKRFGFKTPNEVFALKMNENRRVAFKT, from the coding sequence ATGGGACATTTAACGCTTGAACAAAGATACAAAATTGAAACTTACCACAGCTTAGGTAAACGAATTATTGAAATTGCCGACTATATCGGGAAAGACAAATCGGTTGTTTCCAGAGAAATCAAGAGAAATTCTGATGGCAGAAACGGCATCTATAAAGCCAGTTTAGCACATCGAAAAGCCCAAAAAAGGCATCAAATCAAGCCTAAAAAACTTACATTCACTCCAGAGGTTATAAGCAATGTAAAACAGTATTTAGCACAAGATTTCAGTCCAGAGCAAATGGTGGGAAGAGCCGTTTTAGAAGGAAAAAAAATGGTTTCTCACGAACGTATTTATCAGTATATCTGGAAAGATAAGCGAGCCGGTGGCAACCTATACAAACATTTGAGAACCAAAGGTAAAAAATACCGCAAAAGAGGTAGTTCAAAAGACAATAGAGGCTTGATAGCCAATAGGGTAGATATCAGCAAACGACCGCAAATTGTGGAGAAAAAAGAACGATTTGGAGATCTAGAAATAGATTTAGTTATTGGTAAAGATCATAAAGGTGCACTACTAACGATTAACGACCGAGCCACAGGATTACTTTTTATAGGAAAAATTGACAGCAAAGAAGCAAAAGCCGTAGAAACCAAAACCATAGAACTTTTAAAAAACTGGAAACCTTTATTACACACCATTACATCAGACAATGGAAAGGAATTTGCCAACCACGAGCAACTCTCAGAAAAGCTCGCAATTGATTACTTTTTTGCAAAGCCCTATCATAGTTGGGAAAGAGGTGCTAATGAAAATTTAAATGGTTTAGTAAGACAATATTTTCCCAAAAGTTCTAACTTTGAATCGATAACCCAAGATCAAATTAATACAGTTATTAATATTTTAAACAACAGACCACGAAAAAGATTTGGTTTCAAAACGCCTAACGAAGTTTTTGCTCTAAAAATGAACGAAAATAGACGAGTTGCATTTAAAACTTGA
- a CDS encoding bifunctional folylpolyglutamate synthase/dihydrofolate synthase: MDKYSQTLDWMFAQLPMFQRIGTAAFEKDLTKTLLFSAHLNQPEKQFKTIHVGGTNGKGSTSSLIASVLQECGLKVGLYTSPHLVDFRERIRINGEEITKDFVVHFIEKNKTFLETNKLSFFEMTVGMAFQYFADEKVDIAVIEVGLGGRLDSTNIITPLVSVITNIGWDHMNVLGNTLEEIAAEKAGIIKNKIPVVIGEFTNQTKDVFQQVAQQQNAPIYFASAIKNIPDLDSDLKGNYQTHNKKTAYQAIQLLKNHFEIADEAVVQGFLNVQKNTGLKGRWTVLSEKPLIVADTAHNKNGLELVMKQVQQQKFDQLYMVFGVVNDKDIDTILPLLPKNAHYFVAKPNVPRGLDANILKEKLIANGFQSTVFDTIPNALAFAKQHATPNDLIYIGGSTFVVGEVI; encoded by the coding sequence ATGGATAAGTATTCCCAAACCTTAGATTGGATGTTTGCACAGCTGCCCATGTTTCAGCGAATTGGCACCGCTGCTTTTGAGAAAGATTTAACAAAAACGTTGCTTTTTTCTGCCCATTTAAACCAGCCCGAAAAGCAGTTTAAAACCATACACGTGGGCGGTACCAACGGAAAAGGTTCTACATCTTCTTTAATAGCCTCTGTTTTGCAAGAATGTGGTTTAAAAGTAGGTTTGTACACCTCTCCACATTTGGTTGATTTTCGCGAACGCATTCGCATTAATGGCGAAGAAATAACTAAAGATTTTGTGGTACATTTTATTGAGAAAAACAAAACATTTTTAGAAACGAATAAATTAAGTTTTTTTGAAATGACTGTGGGCATGGCATTTCAATATTTTGCAGACGAAAAGGTTGATATCGCAGTGATCGAAGTTGGTTTAGGCGGTCGCTTAGATTCTACCAATATCATCACGCCATTAGTGAGTGTTATTACCAATATTGGCTGGGATCATATGAATGTTTTGGGCAATACTTTAGAAGAAATAGCAGCAGAAAAAGCAGGAATCATTAAAAACAAAATCCCTGTGGTTATTGGTGAATTTACCAATCAAACCAAAGACGTGTTTCAGCAAGTGGCGCAACAGCAAAATGCACCAATTTATTTTGCATCTGCAATCAAAAATATACCCGATTTAGACTCCGATTTAAAAGGAAATTATCAAACGCACAACAAAAAAACGGCCTATCAAGCAATTCAGTTATTAAAAAACCATTTTGAAATTGCCGATGAAGCAGTGGTTCAAGGCTTTTTGAATGTTCAAAAAAATACGGGATTAAAAGGCAGATGGACCGTTTTGTCTGAAAAACCTTTGATTGTTGCAGATACAGCACACAACAAAAACGGACTTGAACTGGTAATGAAGCAAGTTCAGCAACAAAAATTTGATCAATTGTATATGGTTTTTGGCGTTGTAAACGATAAAGATATTGATACTATTTTGCCATTGCTACCCAAAAATGCCCATTATTTTGTTGCAAAGCCAAATGTTCCTCGCGGTTTAGATGCAAACATTTTAAAAGAAAAATTAATAGCAAACGGTTTCCAATCCACGGTTTTTGATACCATTCCCAATGCCTTAGCGTTTGCCAAACAACATGCTACACCAAACGACCTAATTTACATCGGCGGAAGTACTTTTGTGGTGGGTGAAGTTATTTAA
- a CDS encoding MotA/TolQ/ExbB proton channel family protein, with protein sequence MTFFLQAAPDSLTQTTQAIVENVATTKELSLFEFVMKGGVFLIPIVILFIYTIYLTIERYLFIQKTAKKTNSGLMDSLGTQLNSGNLDLAVASVQREDTSEAKVLHEGLLTIGRPISEIESNMEKVTNIEIANMERKLNHLGTIAGIAPTLGFVGTISGVIKIFYNISITENISIANISGGLYEKMISSGAGLIVGIIAYAAYHMLNGKIDNFALRAQKIILKFINIIQRPNGHKEK encoded by the coding sequence ATGACATTTTTTTTGCAAGCTGCACCTGACAGTTTAACCCAAACAACACAAGCCATTGTAGAAAACGTTGCCACAACTAAGGAACTTTCTTTGTTTGAGTTTGTTATGAAAGGCGGTGTTTTTTTAATACCAATTGTAATTTTATTTATTTACACTATTTATCTAACCATTGAAAGATATTTGTTTATTCAAAAAACAGCAAAAAAAACCAATTCTGGTTTAATGGATTCTTTAGGCACACAATTAAACTCTGGAAATTTAGATTTAGCAGTAGCTTCTGTTCAAAGAGAAGATACTTCGGAAGCTAAAGTTTTGCACGAAGGTTTGCTTACAATTGGAAGACCCATTTCAGAGATTGAGTCGAATATGGAAAAAGTTACCAATATCGAGATTGCAAATATGGAACGAAAATTGAACCATTTAGGAACCATTGCTGGTATTGCGCCAACATTGGGTTTTGTGGGGACTATTTCGGGAGTAATTAAGATTTTTTATAATATTTCGATTACTGAAAATATTAGTATTGCCAATATTTCTGGAGGATTATATGAAAAAATGATCAGTAGTGGTGCCGGATTAATTGTAGGAATTATTGCTTATGCCGCATACCACATGTTGAATGGAAAAATTGATAATTTTGCCTTACGTGCTCAGAAAATCATCTTAAAATTTATTAACATAATACAACGACCAAATGGCCATAAAGAGAAATAG
- the priA gene encoding replication restart helicase PriA, which produces MDYFIDVVVPLSLATTFTYKVSQAEHQFLQPGMRVAVPFGKRLVYTAIVWAKHHETPALYEPKDILTIIDEQPIATPIQLEFWQWIANYYMCSLGEVYKAALPSAFLLESETILSLNTHLTVDLSTLTDDEYLLFEAFEQQPILRFDEVQNILNKKKVFHVIDALLQKEIIYLNQHIHEKYKPKLVKYVALHENYKEEQKLIHLLDHQLKTEKQRALVLKYFQLQAKNTPIALKELLKEAEVSAAIFSNLEKKEIFTVYTLAEDRVQFNDAFLDDIDFTQKQQATLQNIQTSFQKHDVTLLNAVTGSGKTEMYIELIKEAVQNQQQVLFLVPEIGLTTQLVQRLTAYFGNKVAVYNSKYSENERVEVYHHVLNHTENAQIVIGSRSSVFLPFKNLQLIIIDEEHEASYKQADPAPRFHARDAAIVLAKMFKAKVLVGSATPSLESYYNAYQQKYGYVELNQRFTNVQLPEVVVVDLKEARKKKEINGFFSIKLIDAMNEAFYNGEQVLLFQNRRGFSPVLECLTCGHVPHCTMCDVSLTYYKRQNYLKCHYCGYTMAMPTKCHSCHSNELSTKGLGTEQIEDALRTIFPNKNIARMDQDTTRGKFAFERLIDGFKNREIDVMVGTQMLAKGLDFDNVTLVGIMNADSLLTLPDFRAYERAYQLLTQVAGRSGRKNKQGKVIIQTYNPYHNTIQQVTQNNYQAMFKEQMYERLHFKYPPFYRLIRLQLKHTNFDKTKDAAQWLATNLRSNIADILVLGPQEPSVNRIRNKYIQIILVKMPINKSAHSLKASIQKSINSLDSIGTFKAVRTKINVDFY; this is translated from the coding sequence AATTAGAATTTTGGCAGTGGATTGCCAATTATTATATGTGTTCGTTGGGCGAAGTGTACAAAGCAGCTTTGCCTTCGGCTTTTTTGTTAGAAAGCGAAACCATTTTAAGCTTAAATACCCATTTAACGGTAGATTTAAGCACACTTACCGATGATGAATACCTGCTTTTTGAAGCTTTTGAACAGCAACCCATTCTTCGGTTTGATGAGGTTCAGAATATATTAAACAAAAAAAAGGTTTTCCATGTGATTGATGCCTTACTGCAAAAAGAAATCATTTACCTAAACCAACATATTCACGAAAAATACAAGCCAAAACTAGTAAAATATGTTGCTTTGCACGAAAACTATAAAGAAGAACAAAAACTAATACACCTGTTAGACCATCAACTGAAAACAGAAAAACAGCGTGCACTTGTTTTAAAGTATTTTCAATTACAAGCCAAAAACACACCCATTGCCTTAAAAGAGTTGTTGAAAGAAGCCGAAGTTTCAGCAGCCATTTTTAGTAATTTAGAAAAGAAAGAAATTTTTACGGTTTATACATTGGCTGAAGACCGCGTACAGTTCAATGATGCCTTTTTAGATGATATCGATTTCACCCAAAAACAGCAAGCAACGCTACAAAATATTCAAACATCGTTTCAAAAACACGATGTAACCCTTTTAAACGCAGTAACCGGTTCCGGAAAAACCGAAATGTATATAGAGTTGATAAAAGAAGCTGTACAAAACCAACAGCAAGTACTTTTTTTAGTGCCCGAAATTGGTTTAACCACGCAATTAGTACAGCGGTTAACAGCCTATTTTGGCAACAAAGTAGCAGTTTACAACTCAAAATATTCCGAAAACGAAAGGGTAGAGGTGTACCACCACGTTTTAAACCATACCGAAAATGCACAAATTGTAATAGGATCGCGTTCATCGGTTTTTCTTCCCTTCAAAAATTTACAGTTAATTATTATAGACGAAGAACACGAAGCCAGTTATAAACAAGCCGATCCAGCGCCGCGCTTTCATGCACGCGACGCAGCTATTGTATTAGCAAAAATGTTCAAAGCCAAAGTGTTGGTAGGCTCTGCCACACCAAGCTTAGAAAGTTATTACAATGCCTACCAACAAAAATATGGCTATGTGGAACTCAATCAACGATTTACAAATGTTCAATTGCCAGAAGTAGTAGTAGTAGATTTAAAAGAAGCTCGAAAAAAGAAAGAAATAAACGGCTTTTTCAGCATCAAATTAATCGATGCCATGAACGAAGCCTTTTACAATGGCGAACAGGTATTGCTTTTTCAAAATCGCCGAGGTTTTTCTCCCGTTTTAGAATGCTTAACCTGCGGCCACGTTCCGCATTGCACCATGTGCGATGTAAGCCTCACCTATTACAAACGACAAAATTATTTAAAATGCCACTATTGCGGATACACCATGGCAATGCCCACCAAATGCCATTCGTGCCACAGCAATGAATTATCCACCAAAGGGTTAGGAACCGAACAGATAGAAGATGCCCTGCGAACCATTTTTCCAAATAAAAATATCGCACGAATGGATCAAGATACCACACGCGGAAAATTTGCCTTTGAACGCCTGATCGACGGATTCAAAAACAGAGAAATAGACGTAATGGTTGGCACACAAATGCTAGCCAAAGGACTCGATTTTGATAACGTTACACTTGTAGGTATCATGAATGCAGACAGTTTACTCACACTACCAGATTTTCGAGCATACGAACGAGCATATCAATTGCTTACACAAGTAGCCGGGCGTTCCGGCCGAAAAAACAAACAAGGAAAAGTAATCATTCAAACCTATAATCCGTATCACAACACCATACAACAAGTTACCCAAAACAACTATCAAGCCATGTTCAAAGAACAAATGTATGAACGCCTACATTTTAAATATCCGCCTTTTTACCGTTTGATACGATTACAACTAAAACACACCAATTTCGATAAAACAAAAGACGCAGCCCAATGGCTTGCAACCAACCTGCGAAGCAACATCGCCGATATCCTAGTGTTAGGACCACAAGAACCATCTGTAAACCGTATCCGAAACAAATACATACAAATCATTTTAGTAAAAATGCCCATCAATAAATCGGCACATTCCTTAAAAGCATCCATCCAAAAAAGCATCAATAGTTTAGACAGCATCGGTACCTTCAAGGCCGTAAGAACCAAAATAAATGTAGATTTTTATTAA
- a CDS encoding C40 family peptidase has protein sequence MFAICNLAIVPLRFEPSDRSELVTQVLFGETFIILEQKEKWSKISLSTDLYEGWIDNKQFITISESQYLQLQQTPKKYCADLIDYVTGANTLMPVSLGSDLSFLNFPDINSNALIFDGNQTTGIQPKANLLQTAFLYLNAPYLWGGKTPFGIDCSGLTQMVYRLNGYYIPRDASQQAKIGEPLSFIEESEVGDLAFFDNEEGQIIHVGIIMENNYIIHAHGKVRIDRLDHLGILNIDSGRHTHKLRVIKKII, from the coding sequence ATGTTTGCAATTTGTAATTTAGCAATTGTTCCTTTGCGTTTTGAGCCTTCGGATAGAAGTGAATTAGTTACTCAAGTTCTTTTCGGAGAAACATTTATTATTTTAGAACAAAAAGAAAAATGGTCTAAAATTTCCTTATCTACTGATTTATATGAAGGATGGATTGATAACAAACAATTTATTACCATTTCTGAAAGTCAATACTTGCAATTACAGCAAACACCTAAAAAATATTGTGCAGATTTAATTGATTATGTCACAGGTGCAAACACGTTAATGCCTGTTTCGTTAGGAAGCGATTTGTCTTTTTTAAATTTTCCTGATATTAATTCCAATGCTCTTATTTTTGATGGAAATCAAACTACTGGAATTCAGCCCAAAGCAAACCTTCTACAAACTGCTTTTTTATACCTAAACGCACCCTATCTTTGGGGCGGAAAAACCCCTTTTGGCATCGATTGTTCAGGGCTCACGCAGATGGTGTATCGTTTAAACGGATATTATATTCCCAGAGACGCTTCTCAACAAGCAAAAATTGGCGAACCTTTAAGCTTTATTGAAGAAAGCGAAGTAGGCGATTTGGCTTTTTTTGATAACGAAGAAGGGCAAATTATTCACGTAGGCATCATCATGGAAAACAACTATATCATTCATGCACACGGTAAAGTGCGTATTGACCGTTTAGATCATTTAGGTATTCTAAATATCGATAGTGGCCGCCATACACACAAACTTCGCGTGATAAAAAAAATCATTTGA